The stretch of DNA GCCGAGTGACCCGAGGAGCCACATGAAGGTAAACCAGTTGATACCTAGTTAGCTATAATAACTAGCTGTAATAACATTGATTCAATAACATAATTCAGTAAAAATTGACTGATGGTGATTCctattttattatcattgtaGGTAATCATAACTGCTTTGACCTTACTCTCAGTTTACATTTGTTAATTAGTAAGAGTGAGTAAAGCTATTGATCTAAAATGAACTTGATAACCAGTAACATAACTAGAAATATCACAGACCCGCTCAACAGCTTTGTTGAAAGATATTTTAGAACACTTTGTTCCCTGTGGTAAACTTACTTCAGAATGATCACCTCCCTGTCTACTGAAAAATTCTTAAGCAGTTatgatgaaatatgattttgtgttgtgtttctgcccAAAACCCAGAGCTGCTACAAGAAGTGATGgagaaagcagcagcaacatggGACGTCTGAGAAGAATGAAACATGATACAAGACCTCCACCAGCACTGAAGACCAGCCTCTCTGTCCCAGcagccacagagacagagtgagggcTGTGCTGGGCTGTGGGCggggactgctttgttgtgacatcacaaagttccagaagtcctgataactcgttttaaggctcagtttctgaatacagcgctttaatactttcacagtattaatatagaacctagacctgctttataatcaaacaacacatgcagatctacctttagactatatggacctttaaacaacagcagacaaagcCAACAGCATTATTCACAAATATATCTCTCTATATAAATGTGCCTATATGTAACCATTGTGatgtgtgtacagtatttgATATCGTTATTTATCATGTTGTGCCTCTGTGGCTTTTTTGATGGAACTGTGATGTTATAAACTGTATTGGAACCAAATTAAAGTGAATTTAATTGAAAAGAAATTAAGCGTCACTACCTTCAACCAGCAAAATGATGCACAACTTCTAAATGGCATTATGCACAACAGTGATTTTGCCTCATTTCATCACTTTCACTTGAAGCCAAAGGCAAAAAACAACTCAGATAGTTTTCTGACAGTCGTGTTGGCACATTTCATCACGGCAGTATCTTATGAAAACCTGTCatgctgtgtaaataaacaagataaatgGAACAAATTACGTGAAAgtcagttttcttctttcttggCAGAAGACTTCACTGTGATGTCTGTGCAGTTCATCTTGGATGGATCTTGTCTACACAGTCTGTTCAGAGACATTAATGTACACAAATAGTTAAGACTCATTTCAGCTTTGAAAAGCTGCACTCTCCTGATATCTGAGTCAGTCAGCAGAGTTCTGAGCACAGGCTCACATTTAGTAAATGTTTGTTATGTGATTttgcagaaacaaaaaaaaggttgttgAAAAGCATCTGAGTTGCTGTAGTTGTTTGCTCTGGAAATATATTTCTGACTATctgtcagcagagcagagccgTGCACTTCTGTCCTGAGATTTGTGCATGACTCAGTCTGTTGCAGTGCCTCTGCAGATAAGTGTCGTCAGTTTCACACAGTTTAGTCAGATCGGGCATTTGTGTAAAACAGATGTGAGCAGTGTGAGCCTGATGAGACATGAACATAATCTGTTGTATAGGCTTGTTCTGGAttctggtcacacacacacctgggacATGGGATCTTTCTATTCTACAGATATGTTTTGATCATGTGATCTTTATTGTTACCGGATATCATTTTCTATGAATTCACAGATGATCATTTTCCCTGATTTGAATTGTTTCATGCAGCTCAAAGATTTGTAGGCCCTGATAATGGAGTGTGTTCAGTTTGTTCCAAAGCTAAGTGAGCTCATTACGCATTCATACAGCTATGGCGTTCTGCACTGGCCCTGTCTTCAGTAGTCTCATGCAGTCATGTTCAATTCCAACGCTGTCACCTACAAATTACATCTAACCATCAGcagcaaacatgttttttccaaTACATTCATAATCGTTGGTTGAGAGAGCCCTGTCTGTGGTTAGGCTTAGACCACAAAATGTAAGGGAAAGATTAtatttggttaaatgtaaataaacatgactgAAGTCACAATGTTTCCCTGACCTTAACCAACTGCTGTGCCAGTCTAAACAGCACAACCATAAAAAAGGTCAGTGATGCAGGAATCATTACATGTAGATATTGTACTTCAAGACTGGATattttgatgaaaaacaaatatgtagTATGGAAACGTAAcgcagctcagctcagcagtttattactgaggacagagagatcAGATGATGATGGTTTCTCAGCATTCAGTCTTTTTTATTGACTTGATGAGGACAGAATGTACCGTGAATCTCAGTGAGCTGACAATGCTCTGCCTCGAGCACGGCcctgctaactgctaacagctgCTGATTCAGTCAGTAACTACAGTGATTCAATATACTGTAGTCAGTACAGTTCAGTTCAAGATgcattattattgatttattcataCAGGTAATAAACACCACCGGACACATAATGATGATCTAATCCAGTGATTACCAGACTTTCCTGTGTCATGTTAATTGATTGCATGTTCGTCAGCTGCTACAATAATAAAGAAACAGGCAAGAAAAGGAGCCAAActaaattttattaaaataacatgacCAATAACACATGAACTACATGTCTCTTTTCACAAACTGGCGATTTTTATGCACAAAAACAATGGATGAACGTGTTTGAGCCTAAGCATTAAAAGAAATTTGTCATTTATcttgtgcttttcatttttgctatttttttgtcacttttgctttcaaaataaatctcGCTTACCTGAATCTTGGTCCTCATCGTAAAATAGATGAGAagacatttcacaaacacaggTTGTTCTGAGCAgattaacaatggctctgtccCAGCAATGAGCTCATTGCAGTGTAACATGACACTCTTTTAGTCATTAGTTACACTTGTGTttgaaaaatctaaatatctGAGCTGCGTCTGAAAATCACTTACTGTGTTTCCCCTCCACCATTTTATTCAGACTGTAAAGTCTATGCGCTCTAATAGTGTCCTCAAAAAGGTTCCAACAATGGACTGAAAAGTCGTGTCCTTCACATGCGCCGTACTTTTTGCTAACAGTATCTAGTTTGGACTCAATAGAATTTAATAGAATTTTTTTAAAGGGGCATTCCACCACCTTTCCACCTGCAGTATGGATCAGTTCAttgatcggggggggggggaactaCTTGGTCTGTGAAGAATTTTGGATAATGTCTTACCCCCCAATGACGTCATCACCAGTTATTTTCTCAAGCTTGGGCTTTGATGCAGGCACTTACCAGAGTTACAGTGTAAGGACGAAACACTATCAacttgcattatgggaaatctGGGACACAGTGTCTTTGGTGTTTTACCTATTCTAGAGAATGAGGAGATCACTGCCTCTGCTGCTTGGATGGGGATGTTAGGGAAATTCTTATCATCGGTGGTGAAGAAAGAGCTCTGGAGTCCAGCATGTCTATTGAAGCTTGAGTCCGAGGAGAAAGGAGGTTTCATTAATACAGGcttctgtgcatgatgtcacctcaaatCTGAAGCAGGAACCCCTGAGGATAGTCTTTATACACTTAGAGAGAATACTATAGAAAGCTTACACtccataattggtcaaatatttCAAAGAAGATGGAGAAGAGGGATGTGTTACTACACTATTggttcattaaccataaacaaggaaacatgtcTATATACGCCCAAGTGCTGATTCTTAGAACACCCAGCCACTTGTTACCATCCAAGGTCTGTTGTTATCAGCCCTGGCTCCAGCAGCATCAGGACAAACCACAGCTGCGTCTGCAGGAGCCGCCTGAGCGTCTCAAGGCCGGTAAGATTTAATGCAGTAGCTGTGGCACAGAGACCTCGGGCCTCACACTGACCTCTCACCctgagtcagtcattcattagtTGGACAAGACAAAATTCCCTCACCCCTTGCCTTTGTAATCTCTCTGTTGTAAGCTCAATTTACTGATGTAGCCATTTACGACACATTTggcttttaaataattttagGTTGGATGCTTTGTGAAATTTCTAGTGCTCCAGTGTGTTCAGGACTTCATGAATGGTTGATCATCACAGGCAAACATAGTTAGATGCATATTTATGGGGGAGGAAAATGCATCACAGcacaagagacaaaaacaaaacctgcaaaataacagcaaaatgTTCTAGAACTCTTTGAATGAGTGTCCCTGTGCCTCTTATCCAGTCTAAAGTGCTTACTGTGGGCTACTTTGTTAATCCCTCTGTATACATCTGGTTGCCTAACACATAATCTgatacttttgtttgtttgcgtgtgtgtattaAGGGGATCTAACACCAGTGGATGTCCAACCAAAAGCGGAGGACAAAGTCCGGCGCAGCACGAACCGCCCAGCCCCCAAACCCCCTACAGCCAATGGAGCCCACAGCAGGTCCAACAGCCAGGCCGCTGCCACCGCCGCAGACACACGCGCTCGACTGCGGGAGAGACAGGCGTCCGGGGCCGCGCACACACAGTCCTCCAGCGCCCCGAGGAGCcagcggagaggaggaggaggaggagggggaggagggagagggggaggaagaggagcgacAGCGATGAAAGATAGGAGCCTGGGGGACATCAGAGGAAAGGATGGAGTGACggcagggaaggaggagagaagaggaggaagactgtGTGCGGAGTCCAAGGCGAAGGAGAAGGAGCGGAATGTACATCAGAGGCCAAGAGAAACAAATGGACCGAAAAGCCggggggctgatgggaaaggAAAAGTAGTTGCTAAAGCGGGTAACAGAGGAGGGGGAGTCAAGCCAAATAACGTACTGATGAACCAGGAAGTTTATCTGACAGCCATGGTGGTTCCACGCACACCTGTAGCTCCAAGAACCCAGGACAAGACCCAAGACCAAGGTAATGAACCCACCTCTAGACCCCTGGGTGTCGGGTGCTGTCAAAGGGTGGTCTGATGAGAGCAGGGTGGTCTTTAATATTTAGTGTGTTCTAAGTAACAACtcttttatatgtatttttaatgcagAACAGCAATATGATACAGTTGTTGATTATCTGAGGAATTTTATTGTAAAGACACAAAACTCACCCAAATATTCTCTTGTATTTggaaactttattttccatatttattGAATTGAAATTTGTAAATagaaattttacttttaatatttgCACGTTTAGCTGACCTGTCGTGCACCGACTAACACACGCTACATCACACCAGCAATTCACTGAAACAAACTTAACAAACTGGAAGTGTACCAGTGAAATCCTGTCTTcattttccctgtttcctctccCTTTTCAGAAATGATAAGCAAAACTATGAAACTCAttaacaaagaagaaaagatacATTTGGTTTAGTGTCTTATGGTGAAAGAACTGCAGAAACATTGTCTGTATACGTTTGATAAAGTGTAGCTGTAGACATATGGATTGTAGCATCGCTGATAGTAGTTTCCTAATAGATCAGGGAAGCACCTATGAGAGAGAGTTATGTATGGTATGCTAAACTGTGTGcgaatgaaaatgtcatgggGTCACCAAAATCACCCTCAAGCTTTGGGACTATGAATGTGTAAAGTAACTGTCACTTCAGTTTTAAAGCTGGAGTTTTGTGCAGCTCAGGATGCAGCAGAACGAGCCAAAAACTCAACATTGTGGTATGATTGCCCATGAAGCTGTTATTGGGAATGAATTTTAGAAAACActtgcctatttacacatccagcagacacagagcaacattggCGTTTACtgggatttgtgtttgtgttcacctgatgaatgtaaaattgAATATACACTCTTTGTcttcaccaactcctgagaaaaatgtctggttctttagctgctaaacgctccACTATCTTCACAAGCTGGTCTCAGGTTGATGACCAAAACCAATGATCCAGAACTGCCCGAAAAACtttgtagagctgaggggaattGCAGAATGGGTGAAAATCCTCTCTGGGTTTGGCCCAACTAAAGATCCCTTTATTATTACACATGTTCATATAGAGAAAATACTGCAGCTTTGAATATTTGATGGTCACATTGGCCACATATATCCACACTGGCCTGGAAAAAGTGTTTACAACCACAGTCCATTAGAACTGGCCATTGAACACCTGTACCTGAACCTCAGGGTAGACTGGTACAATATGCAAAATGTAATATATCAATACTGCCTGCCCAAATTTTACGATTTACACAATattatgtttcagttgttttcttaaaaaaaatcataatacataattatattattttatgtttcaggtgctttttaaaatacacaattaaattattgtattttatctttcaGGTATAAACAATGTTGCCACTTAACagcaaagttttatttgtcacatgccacGGCgcaatgtacagtaagcaaagcagtgaaatgagggtcagACTCAGCAGCAAAGCAAACTGTGCAAAACTGCAACAAAGAATTATGAAGAATATATCTTATGGTGTGAAATAATGCCATGTTCGATATTATTGAATATCGCCCGAGCCTACCTTGGGGGGTAAGTGTTGTAGAAATGATTGAAATATTATAAATGCAAAGTTGCTGAATTGCTTTTAAATCATCTGGTGTATAACTCACTACAACCTCTGACTTTAGAGAAGACTCAAACTGTCTAGTCGTGAAGGTTACAGGACCTTGTAGTGTCTCAAATGTCTGAGATATGTTTGTTGGAAACTTAATCCGACTGTAATTTGTTGTttagagagaaagatgaaataGAAGAGAAGAGCCTTATACAGTACACGCCTGTTTATGACCTTCTTGGTGTAAAAGGGTGGTGGGGGAAGAAATGAAGCATAAATTCTATGCTGTGTCTGATGAGTGGAGTCTGTTTCCTCTTACCAGATTAAAAGCATTAATTTAAGACGGTGGCGACTgaccagaaaatgtttctttatacATCAgtaagtgccttgctcaagggcaaaTTAAAGAACCAGAGTAGTGCTGTGAAATTTCTTGTTGTATTCTGGTAAGTAGTACTGGTTATGTGTTACATAACTCTATTCATAGCTATTAATTATGTGTAACATATGTGAAGTCGttcataaatacatttgttcACATGTTATGTTAACAAGCTAATATCTACTCACTATCCATGTTTTGTGTTCTCAGGCCAAAGCCATGACAGGAGCCAGGATAACCCCCCTGCTCTCTCCCGGTCCAGCAGCGAGGGGGGGTCAAACAGAATGTCCCTCAGCTCAGACACAGAGGGCCCGCCACCGGGGCCTCTGCACCCCTCTTTATCCAACCGAACCAACCCTGACatcagtgaggaggagggggagggagaccCCACCCCCTGCGTGAACGTTCAGAACGGTCCGACCCGCTGCCTCGCAGGTGATGAGAAAACGAAGATGGACTTTACCAAGTCAGAGGTGGACGCAGGGGGAGGCAAAGGTGACAGTAACACTGAGGTGAAAGGCACCAACTCCGTCACTCAGGGAGATTGTGTGGCTGCTTGGACTGTACCAAAGAGTGAAGCTACAGCAGGGTTGAATTATGACTCTGTTAAATACACTCTGGTGGTCGATGAACACGCTCAGTTGGAGCTGGTCAGCCTCAAGGACTGCTTGCATGGTTACAGTGAGCACAATGACGACAGCGATGGAGAGACCGTCTATCAGTCAGCCAATGAGGAGGAAGATCCAGAgtatgaggaggagaggaagaggaaagaggaggcaAGGAAGCAAGGTGACgataaagtttcattttgaaCATACCTGAGCATACGTCTGTCACAACAGGTGCTTAAAGTTTTCAAGCAAGATACaatgtcactttttttgctttgtaaCGTTTAAAAACCTGTCAGTAGTCTGGCTAAAAATGCAAACTTTGTCCCAGGGATGGCTCAAGAGGAACGTTCATGAGGAAGGTTCACTAGATTAAAGGTCTTATACCTGTGGGAGCATGAATATTCTCATGGTAATCTGTCTGTTAGCTTGTAAGACATGTTGTGATTAGTTCATCCTTTAGGAAGCATGAATATATTCAGTTAGTTTATGGCAATGTGCTGTTAGGATTTTATAATTTTGTGGCAAATTGGAAATTACTCAATTATgtaataatatgtaatattaataattaattatagtGGAGCTAGAGGAAAGTTCATGGGGATACCACAATTATTTCTGAGGTCGCTGCATATCCAGGTTGGATTTAATGGGAATCTTCCTGGTAGTTGCTGAAACGTCTTACCCTGAATCCAGGAGCTGAGCAGACCGACAGACTTAGCGACTGACAGAAAATCatctgtaaaaaccaaaactgttcATATATGTTTGTGTCGTCATAACAAGaagcaaacagagaaaatatgttttcagggcctttaaaacagcattaCCTGGTTTTATTCTAATACCCAACAGTGGAAGTGTCCCTTTAAAATGAGAGCTAAACCTTAACGTCTCATGGTAAACAACAGTAATAGCATAAAAACATGGAAGGACccatatgaatatgaaatacaGGCAATGTTCCCATGGCAACAAAATTAAACTTGCTCTCATTTTTATCTACATAAGAGAAGCATGTCTTTCAACTTTCTTAGAGGAAAACAGATTGAGTTTTCAGTTTGTGGATCTAATGAAGGAATGTCCTAAATATTCCTTTGCATGAACAAATGTAGCTGGAATTTGAAACTATGGTGTGTGAGCCCACTCTGATGTACTCAGCTTTAACCACTATCAGATACAGTAAGTGAGGCGGTTCATCACTACTACAGCTGGTTTCTCAATGACCCAAACACTTATATGGTGACATATTTAATGTCCTATGAGTCATACGAATGTCATGTATCACCTATAATAATTTCAAAAGAGAATTAAAGGAAGCTTGTAGTATGTTTGGAAACACAAGAGATTTGACTCTGGTTTCCACTGGCTTtcaacatatttacatacaaCAATTAAAATAGTAATAGTTAAAAACATAATAAGTACTGTAAGTGTTTTAATTACTTCAGTATTGTAACCTATTACATTTGCTAACTTTTTGATTATTTCTCAGTACCATTAAGTTAGTCTGTTGGTGCTGTGTAGTAGTTTCACAACCTAATGACCTCTCCAAAttgatatttaatgaaaacacaatgctgaATTAAATTAGTGAGCATTATTAGATCTCACAGCTATCACCTATCTGACCCTTGTTGTCCACAGATCAACTAAAAGAAGGCGTTCCTGCTCGGCCAAAAGATGCAAAGCAACAGAATGAATGTTATATTCTACATATCAGGTTTTTACCAAAAAGAATAtattacagattacagattacagattacaCCTTTGTAATCACCGACATTATGATTAGTAACTGTAATTTAATTACAATTTTGTCTCAGTAATTGAAGattacaattacatttatgttttaatctAATTATGTAATCCTTAAATTTAACCAGTTACTCCCCAACACAGGCACTGTACATACAAGTAGATGAAGAAAGCTAGCCGGCTAGCTCAGCTGGTGCTTTCACTGTTATTTCATCACACATTTTGAGATTTGTAAATGTagatttcatttaaaagtcAAGTATCTAATCTTTCATTTGCACAAAGAAGAAGGTCTTCAATACTAGTGTTCAAGTGATCTTAAGAGTTTTGTGGTTTGTATGTAGAACTGTGTGTCACCTGCTCATCAACAGAAATAGATGTCATGTCTCTGTATCATGTTAACCAGTCAGagcataaaaagagaaaatagtaGAGGACCCACAACTAAGCCTTGTGGAACACATTCATTTAGTACTGGATGATGGTGCAGGTGTAGCTTTAGGAGAGAAGACTGACCGATGTAGAAATCAAACCTCTGCTATCTTTTTGCACTGTTCCTTCATTTCTGGTATCAGTTtaatctttctttgttttctgctccaagaaggaaggaaagaggaggaaaagagacgaaaggaagaagaggagaagaagaagaggtgggAAGAGGATGTGAAGAGGAGGCGGGAAGAGgacatgaagaggaggagggaagttGTAGCAAGGATCTCTAAGCAGTCCAAGGTTACGTCAGCCACAacctcagaggaagaggagtctCACGGAGGAAGACCTGGAGCTCTCAGAAGCAGGAAGTTCCTCAACCTGTTtgccaacaacagcagcagccactaCAGCGCCACTGGTTTGTATAATCTCCAAATATTTAGTTTAGAGAAAAGTCATTTTGTCTCCACATAAATGAATAATCAGGCGCCTGTGACACGTCGCAGTAGAGCTAAATAGTTAAAGTCTGTAAACATCGCAGTTCACTTCTGCAAAAGACAAATAGAGATAATCATAATGAATTACCAGTgtgtttcttatttgttttgctttaaccAATTCTTATCAAGTAATGATAATGACACTAAACCTTTTTGAATCAGCAAAGACATGTGAGATCAGAGGTCTGGCACCAGGCTATATCTAGTAGCCCTTAGTAACACTAAAGTGATTATAAATTCTTTCAGATTATTCAGATGGGATAAATTCTTGTTTGGTAAAAAGATTAGGCAATCAtggttaaaaatgaataaataaataataactgatGAAGTCTATGTGTTGCTTTAAGCCCATTCATTGTCAAGGTGCCCTAGTTGAAGGGGTGGCAGTAGCTGTGTACATCAGTGTTGGCCCCAGGGTCTTGTTTTGTACTACCACCAGAGGTCGCCAAATTCTAAAGTTTCCaaattcaacacacacagtctctaaGCTTTCTCATGGTGTTGGTCATTTGAGCCTTCCTGCTTACTGTAACGCTAAAGATGATTTTGGATAATAATGcagttatatttttatattgaaataaatCCCATGTGTTTTTTCCCATTAAAGAATGAATATGTCACATAATTCAAAGCGTAAGCTGTTGATTGTGTGTGTAACATCAGTGCTGTACCCTTCAGGGGCTGGGTCATTCGgtgtcttctcctgtgttttggaTGGAGTGGAGAGACAGCAGAGCCACAGAGCTGTCTACAGGTTAACACACatgaagaaacacaagcaaattgTCACGTGTCCAAATCTACCCATTAGGTTCAAATCTGATCGTTTTTTTACGCCTCATTTTAGGTTTGTCCCTCGTCATGCAGATGAGCTTTACCTAGAGACAGATGACCCGGTGTTAATGCTGAACCAGTCTGAGGACTTGTGGTGTCAGGGTTACAACATGAGGAGCGGAGCTACTGGCATTTTTCCGGCCTTCTACGCTCTCAAGGTGGCCAAAGACATTAACCCAGGTACACTGCAAAGAACTGGACTGTAAAAGCagagcatcagcatcatcaacaacaacattaataatTCAACATGTTTCCTGGCTCTCCTTCCTTCTCGCAGTCCAGAAAGACGGGTGGATAGAGCAGTTCCTGGTGCGATTCCTGGGTTCAGTGCAGGTCCCCATCCACAAAGGCAACGACGTGCTGTGTGCTGCGATGCAGAAGGTACATAAACACCGACACTGTACAACAGGAGACAACAACTTACAGCTGCTTATTAGTTGCTAATTGTAGCAAagtattcatgtttttttttaaagatcattttaatatttaatagtaTATTATTGAATACTTTTGCCTCTTAAAGCATCactaattatatttttttttataaataataaagcaaATTATATATAATTCATGGAATTAACAAAATTGGTTGTTCATGGTGACAAACTCACAGAGGTAGcgccaagcagcaacctccagggctgaaaaatgagtCGATCCCCATAGACTATCAtcttaaaaaactaaataaaactttGTAGCAAAAAATGAACaagtttacagcctggtgcaaaGGCCTGGTACAGAGCctggcctctttgagtgacaggtcggtgagcgtatgcttgccacaaaccggaATGCACCAGAGTCTCGTttccacacatgccccacctctttgcccatttttggattagtcaGGAGtaggtggagtcaggtggagcagctcaccctgagcttcaaaaccgctcttctGAAACCTGTGGTGGGCGTCAgggaggctacgtccatctttatttacagtctatggttgaGCGCCCAACTCCACAGCTCTAAAGAGCATTGCAGCTGCTTTTAGCTCCTTGATTTGGTTTTATTGCACTTTCACTGTTTCATCATCAGTGCTCTCACCAacctcatttccagcagcagcagacagctaGACGCTAACTTTGTTTAATGGCAACTACTAGAACATTTACTGTAACAGACTAAGgagacagatatttttctcaggagttggtagagtTCAAAACTGAGCGAAAAGTACAGTGAATATTGCACTTACATCTATCAGGACATATTAGACATTAACTTTTTAAGTTGATTGTAGGCAATTTCTCAATCTGCGTTCTTCTCTGTAGTTGTGGTCTTCGGAGTGTCATCAACTGGTATGAGTTAGAGACCCAATCTTGCCACTTACGGCACACAATGTTTTAGCCTTCTCATTAAGGCAGCTCAGCCTACTCTTAGTTCTTGGGTGACAGGTTTCAAAACACTTTCAAATGTCCACAACATCGATTTGCAACCCTGCCCTAAGCTGTAGCGTGATGATAGTTCAGCAGCTCCTGCTGTCCAGATCAGGAGGGGTGGATACATTCCTGGGTTACTCTTTCATGTGTTGATAATGGTTATTCTTTCCTCTTTATTATTGCTCATTTATCTCTGGTTATTTGTATGTtcacttttaaagaaaaagagggaactGCCAATATAAGACTCAAGTGTAAACTGTTATCATTTCTAACACATTACTGAATGACTATTTACTCTTTGAAACCTTACGAGGCTAAAAATCTCCCTCAGCCTGAAAACATGAATCTTTTAACTGGCAAGTTCATGCGAGGTGTATCACTCACGCATCTCGACTGGCCTCTGGTTATGTTTACGCTGCCAGAGCAATGAGTCTGGTTTTATGCCCAGATGATCTCTATCAGCCATGATCCAGACAGGAATAgctctgtgtttcagttcagCCTAATAACAAGACAAtatgtgttttcttctctcgTGGTGTCAAGGAAACTGTTCACAGTGAGTAACCACAATGAaccaaataaaca from Seriola aureovittata isolate HTS-2021-v1 ecotype China chromosome 10, ASM2101889v1, whole genome shotgun sequence encodes:
- the LOC130176141 gene encoding C-Jun-amino-terminal kinase-interacting protein 1-like isoform X1; its protein translation is MDKYRPKRPTTLALFPQLPQAGTQDSINNNSLGKKDSWKDSHSSSPHITGDLTPVDVQPKAEDKVRRSTNRPAPKPPTANGAHSRSNSQAAATAADTRARLRERQASGAAHTQSSSAPRSQRRGGGGGGGGGRGGGRGATAMKDRSLGDIRGKDGVTAGKEERRGGRLCAESKAKEKERNVHQRPRETNGPKSRGADGKGKVVAKAGNRGGGVKPNNVLMNQEVYLTAMVVPRTPVAPRTQDKTQDQGQSHDRSQDNPPALSRSSSEGGSNRMSLSSDTEGPPPGPLHPSLSNRTNPDISEEEGEGDPTPCVNVQNGPTRCLAGDEKTKMDFTKSEVDAGGGKGDSNTEVKGTNSVTQGDCVAAWTVPKSEATAGLNYDSVKYTLVVDEHAQLELVSLKDCLHGYSEHNDDSDGETVYQSANEEEDPEYEEERKRKEEARKQEGRKEEEKRRKEEEEKKKRWEEDVKRRREEDMKRRREVVARISKQSKVTSATTSEEEESHGGRPGALRSRKFLNLFANNSSSHYSATGAGSFGVFSCVLDGVERQQSHRAVYRFVPRHADELYLETDDPVLMLNQSEDLWCQGYNMRSGATGIFPAFYALKVAKDINPVQKDGWIEQFLVRFLGSVQVPIHKGNDVLCAAMQKVACNRRLAGPPPSACVLEVSVKGVKINVQDQCHSAHRGEQCFHFFQLKNISFCGCHPKHSKYFGFITKHPDQQRFACHVMMSDTTLHPLAESVGRAFQQYYKENIGYSYPTEDIFIE
- the LOC130176141 gene encoding C-Jun-amino-terminal kinase-interacting protein 1-like isoform X2 yields the protein MDKYRPKRPTTLALFPQLPQAGTQDSINNNSLGKKDSWKDSHSSSPHITGDLTPVDVQPKAEDKVRRSTNRPAPKPPTANGAHSRSNSQAAATAADTRARLRERQASGAAHTQSSSAPRSQRRGGGGGGGGGRGGGRGATAMKDRSLGDIRGKDGVTAGKEERRGGRLCAESKAKEKERNVHQRPRETNGPKSRGADGKGKVVAKAGNRGGGVKPNNVLMNQEVYLTAMVVPRTPVAPRTQDKTQDQGQSHDRSQDNPPALSRSSSEGGSNRMSLSSDTEGPPPGPLHPSLSNRTNPDISEEEGEGDPTPCVNVQNGPTRCLAGDEKTKMDFTKSEVDAGGGKGDSNTEVKGTNSVTQGDCVAAWTVPKSEATAGLNYDSVKYTLVVDEHAQLELVSLKDCLHGYSEHNDDSDGETVYQSANEEEDPEYEEERKRKEEARKQGRKEEEKRRKEEEEKKKRWEEDVKRRREEDMKRRREVVARISKQSKVTSATTSEEEESHGGRPGALRSRKFLNLFANNSSSHYSATGAGSFGVFSCVLDGVERQQSHRAVYRFVPRHADELYLETDDPVLMLNQSEDLWCQGYNMRSGATGIFPAFYALKVAKDINPVQKDGWIEQFLVRFLGSVQVPIHKGNDVLCAAMQKVACNRRLAGPPPSACVLEVSVKGVKINVQDQCHSAHRGEQCFHFFQLKNISFCGCHPKHSKYFGFITKHPDQQRFACHVMMSDTTLHPLAESVGRAFQQYYKENIGYSYPTEDIFIE